A window of the Streptomyces sp. Ag109_O5-10 genome harbors these coding sequences:
- a CDS encoding acyl carrier protein codes for MSITVDELSELMKKAAGVTVSPADLQDRADSGFDVLGVDSLGLLGIVGELENRHGVPMPVDAERCKTPRQFLDLVNSAMPAGA; via the coding sequence ATGAGCATCACCGTGGACGAACTGTCCGAACTCATGAAGAAGGCCGCCGGCGTCACCGTCTCCCCGGCCGATCTCCAGGACCGGGCCGACAGCGGCTTCGACGTCCTCGGCGTCGACTCGCTGGGCCTGCTCGGCATCGTCGGCGAGCTGGAGAACCGGCACGGCGTGCCCATGCCGGTGGACGCCGAGCGGTGCAAGACGCCGCGCCAGTTCCTCGACCTCGTCAACAGCGCCATGCCCGCGGGAGCCTGA